Within the Novosphingobium pentaromativorans US6-1 genome, the region TCCCGCCGATTCGGCAGGCGGGATGGTCCCGAGGCGGGACCGATCAGGATCATGACGAGCGTGCTTCGTCGGACTTGGGGCGTTGGCGCGCCCCGGTCCCCCGCCTATCGACGGGGCAATTTCATCAGCTGGCAGGCAACTGCATCGCGATGGCCGGTCTCTCGAACCTCACGGCCTCCACGCCCAGCCAGTCGTTCACCTCGCGCATGCGCTGCTGGATCGGCATGATCTCCATCTCGTAGAAGACGGCCGCCGCATCGGTGACATTGCCGAAACCGCCGGTGTTCTTGGGCACGATGCCGAGCAGCTGGGGCGGCACGCGGTGCGCGGCGAGCAGGTCCTGCGCGGTCACGTCCTTGATGTTGAGGAACTCGTCCTTGGCGCCCACCTCGGCGATCGGGATCACCTTCACGCCGTTCTCCTTGCCCTTCGGGATATGCAGGTAGAGGTTGCGGAAGTTGCCCGGCCCCTTGGCATCGCGCATCGCCTTGCGGATCATGTCGCTGTCGACGTTCCCCAGCCCTTCCTCCGAGATATAGAGGATGAAGCCCGCATGGCTGCCGTTGAGGTAGTAGCGGCGGCGGAACAGGGTCGCGCTCTCGTTGAGCAAGCCCGACTGCAGCGCCGAGAGATACTCGGGCATGCCGTAGATCTCCTGCATCGGATCCGGCTCGAGCAGGTGATGTACGCGCCCCGGCGCGAACTCTTTCGCATCGGAGATCGACCAGGTGCGCGGCACCCAGAAATACTGCTCCGGCTTGAGCCCTGCGCGCATGTAGGCGGCGGGCAGCGGCGTCACGGCCAGCGCCTTGCCGGAAATGCTGTCGAGCCGCTCGAGATAGGCATTGCCCATGATCAGCCAGTCGAGCGCCCAGCGCGCGAAGTCCGACCGGCTGAAGATCTTGCCGGGCACGAAGCTCGCCGCGAGCAGGTTGCGTTTGAACAGGATCGCGCTCTGGTGGTGCGGCGCCATGCGATAGGCCCGGCCAAGCCCTGCCTGCGAGATCGGCGGTTCGTACCACTTGCCGTTGTGAGCCACCTCGAACAGGTCGAAGATCTCGCGCCGGTCGATCACGCTTTCCGGATCGCCGAAGGTGAAGGCCTGCGCCGAGGGGACGGCCCCGCTGTCGTTCGCCGCCATCGGCAACGTCGTCTGCTCGGTCATTTCAGGAAATCTCCACGGTAGAACCCCCGCCGACAGGTTCGGTGATGTCGAGCGGTTCGAAGAACAGGGCGTGCATGATCGCCCAGGCAAGGTCGGCATGGCCTACGCCGCCGGCACGGCTCGCCACGTATGTCACTTGCGTGCCGCCCTTGGTGATCTCGGGCCGGATCGCCATGAAGGCCTGCATCACGTCCAGCCACCCGGCGTCGAACTCGAGGCGGCCGGTGCTGATGACGTTCTTCGCCTTCAGCACCATGCTCGTCTTGGTCTGGACCGAGTAGGTGATCGCCTGCGCCATCGGGAACCACTTGGACACGAGCTGGTGAACGGCCTTGCCTGCCCCGGTCGTATCGATGCCGATGCGCGTGACGTTGTACTTGGCGGCCATTTCGCGAATCGCGTCGGCCTGCCCCTGAAAGTCCCTGCCCTTCAGGCGTTTCTTTTCCAGAACGCGGAATTTGGCCCCAGGCCTGGTAGGCGCGGCGACGGCGACCAGCGCGGCGTCGTCACCCGTCCCGCTCTCACTGGCGTTGGGATCGTAGCCGATCCACACCTCGCCCGCGTAGGGCCGCAGGGCATAGGGCTGGTAGTCCTTCCACACGTCCCAGCTGTCGACCATGCAGCGGCGCATGATCTGGAACGGGAACATCGACTGGCTGTCGTCCAGGAAAATGCAGCGAAACAGGTTGTCGAATTCGTCGAGCGCGTACTCGAGCTGCAGCTCCTCCACGTCGACCAGGTTGAAGCCCCCGGCGATCGCGTCGAAGACGGTGACGATCTGGCGCCAGATCCCGTCCGTGCCCAGCACCCCGTCCTTCAGCGCATCGTGCCCGATGTCGATCTTGATCCGGTCGGCCTTGGCGCGGCGGCGGTTGAAACGCTCGCCCGTCCACATCGGGTAGGCCTCGTGCGCCAGCGTCGAGGGCGTCGAGAACAGCGTGCGCGTGTACTGCTTCTGCGTCGCCATGGCGCTGGCGACCTTGAACAGCTCCTCGAAGCCGTAGATCCAGAAGCACTCGTCGATGATGACGTCGCCGTGATAGCCCTGCGCCGTGCGGTAGTTGGTACCGAGGAAGTACAGCTCCACCGGCTCGAGGCCTTCGCCCTCCTCGCCCTCGCCGCGCTGGATCACGATGGGATCGCCCTTCAGCGTGATCCCGCAAACCTTCTGCACCCACTGGACGATGTAATTGCGGAAGATGTTCGCCTGAGCGCGGCTTGCCGAAATGAAGATCTGGTTCTTGCCGGTTTCCAACGCGACCAGCAGACGCTCGCGGGCGAAGTACCAGGTCGCGCCGATCTGGCGCGATTTCAGGATCATGCGCGTGCGCAGGCTGGTGGTGTCCAGCCAGACCGACTGGTGCCCGAACAGCGAGCTGCGCATGTCCTCGCGCAGCTTCCCAGCCATCTCGGACGTAATCAGGTTCTTGGTCTTCTCCTTCTTGGCGTTGGTCGCCTTCGCCCCGTTCGCCCGGTCGGGATTGAGGTCCGCCTCGTTGCCGCCATCGACGTACCTGGCGACCCGCGCGAGCCGCTCGAACTGGCGGCCGAGCAGGTCGATCTCCTTGAAATCGCCGCCGGTCTTCCTGTCCTTGGCCATCAGCTGCAGGTAGCGCTCGAGCGTGCCCTCCTCGGCGCGCATGATCGCGGGCGCAACGTCCCACTTGTGCCGGGTCTTCCAGCTCGAAACCGTCGAATAGGGCAGGTCCAGCTCTTCGGCGATCTGGCTGACCGTCCAGCCCCGCCAGTAGAGCGATCGCGCCTTCGTGCGCTGCGCGACGATCGCGGGCACGCGCGCCTCATCGCCGCCGCCGCCGTCATCGGCAGCGCCGTCCTCGTCCTCGGTGTCGATCTCGGCCGCCAGCGTCATGAGTGCCACGCTATGGGCGAAGCGCCGCCCCGGCTAAGGGCTGCGGTTGTAGGCCCTGCCCTTCACAACGCGCCCGCGTTGCGAAGAAGCCGCGGTACCTGTCCTTTGGCGTTCATCAAGTCGGTGCGTTCCCGCCAGGCGCAAGATCCGACCCGCACGACGACAGACCCAAGGACCGGAGCTTACCAATGGCGAAGACGCGATTTTTCCGAGTGGCCCTCGAAGGTGCCACCACCGATGGGCGCCAGATCGAGCGCCAGTGGCTGCTCGATGCCGAGGAGACTTACGACCCGCAGACCTACACCGCGCGGGTCAACATGGAGCACATTCGCGGCTTCAGCCCCGAAGCGCCGTTCAACGGCTACGGCAGCATCGTCGCGCTCAAGACCGAGGAAGTGACCGTCAAGCTCGGCGGCAAGGATGAAAAACGCCTCGCCCTCTTCGCCCAGATCGATGCCAACGACCAGCTCGTAGCAATCAACCGCAAGGGCCAGAAGCTGTTCTCCTCGATCGAGATCGCCCCCGAATTCGCGGGCACCGGCAAGGCCTATCTCGTCGGTCTCGCCGTCACCGACAGCCCGGCCTCGCTGGGCACCGAAATGCTTCAGTTCGCGGCCAAGCAGGGCGAGAATTCCCCGCTCGCCCACCGCAAGCAGGACAAGGCCAATCTCTTCACCGCCGCCGAGGAAGTCTCGATCGAGATCGAGGAAGGGGGTCCGGTCAACCCCGACCCGACCGGCATCTTCGCCTCGATCAAGGGCATGCTCGACAAGATGACCGGCCAGGGCGGCGGCCAGCAGGAACAGAAACACTCGCAGGAACAGCGGCAGGACGATCCGGCCCCGCCGCAGGCGGACGGCAACGCCATGGCCGCCTTCGGCGTCATGATCGGCCAGCTCTCCACCGCCGTGCAGGCTTCGACCAAGGCAACCGGCGAGCAGATCGCCAAGCTCACCGCCGACCTCGCCGCGCTGAACACCAAGGTCGAGGGCGCCCCCGCCGGCACCTTCACCAAGCGAGATCCGGCAACCGGCGGCGGCGAGAACGCCGTACGCACCGACTGCTGATCCACCCACCCATCGCCCGCGCATCCCAGCCCTCCCACCTTTCGAGGACCAAATCATGAAGAACGAAACCCGGGCCAAGTTCAATGCGATGATCACGCAGATCGCGCAGCTCAACGGCATCGATGCGGACGTCGCCCGCACGTCCAAGTTCACCGTCGAACCTTCCGTCCAGCAGAAGCTCGAACAGCGCATGCAGGACTCCAGCGACTTCCTCTCGCGCATCAACATCGAGCCGGTCGACGAGATCATGGGCGAGCTGCTCGGCCTCGGCGTTGGCAGCACCATTGCCGGTCGCACCGACACGGCCAACGGCAATCGCCGGAAGGGCATCGATCCGATCGCGATGGACGATCGGACCTACACCTGCGCCCAGACCAACTTCGACGTGGCGATGCGCTACGCGAAGATCGACAAGTGGGCGAAGTTCAAGGACTTCGAAACCAAGTGGCGTGACAACAACCTCAAGCGCCAGGCACTCGATCGCATCCTGATCGGCTTCAACGGTACCAGCGCCGCAGCCGCCACCGATCGCGTCGCCAATCCGCTTCTGCAGGACGTCAACATTGGCTGGCTTGAGAAAATGCGCACCGAAAACGAGGCGCGCGTGCTGAGTGAAGTGGTCGCAGCCTCCGGCAAGGTGACGTACGGCGCTGGCGGCGATTACGAGACGCTCGACGCGCTGGTCTGGGACGCCAAGGAATCGATGCTCGCCGAATGGGCGAAGAACGATACCGAGCTGGTCGTGATCGTCTCGGTTGACCTGCTGCACGACAAGTACTTCCCGATGATCAACCAGTCGGAAGCACCGACCGAAGAACTGGCGCGCGACGTGATCATGTCGACCAAGCGCCTCGGCGGCCTGCCTGCATATCGCGTGCCGGGCTTCCCCAACGGCACGGTCTTCATCACCCGCTTCGACAACCTCTCGCTCTACTACCAGGACGGCAAGCGCCGCCGCCTGCTGAAGGACGAGCCCGAACTCGACCAGGTCACCGACTATCAGTCGTCCAACGAATCCTACGTGATCGAGGATCTCGAATACGCCTGCCTCGTCGAGAACATCGAGGAATACGTCGCGCCCTGAGTAATGCCCGAGAGGCTTTGACCGGATGACTGCAAGGACCGGCATCATCCGCGAGCCAAGAGAAAAAAGGCGGTTGGTCCCTTGGCCGCCTTCCCTGCCCCCGCCCGTCTCTATCCCAACCGGGCGGGGCAGGTTCCCAACCTGAAGGAGCCCCGCCATGGTTTCACCCGCCCGAGCCAACTTCCAGCGCAAGCTCGCCGCCATGTCCGCAGGCCGGCCTGTCCGGGGCGCCCCCGCGATGCCCACCGAAGGCCCGGTCGCCAGCGAATACCAGCTCCTCCTCGCCGCCCTCGGGCAGGACCTTGCCGCGCTCAGCAACACCCAGTCGACCGAGCGCAAGATCGAGACCAAGCGCGAGATGATCGGCAACTACCGGCCATGGGTCGAAGGCGCCGCCGATGCCGGTGCCGGCGCGCAGGACGAGATCGTCTCGACCATGCTGGTCTGGGCGATCGACGTGCAGGACTGGCCGCTCAC harbors:
- a CDS encoding phage portal protein, with protein sequence MTEQTTLPMAANDSGAVPSAQAFTFGDPESVIDRREIFDLFEVAHNGKWYEPPISQAGLGRAYRMAPHHQSAILFKRNLLAASFVPGKIFSRSDFARWALDWLIMGNAYLERLDSISGKALAVTPLPAAYMRAGLKPEQYFWVPRTWSISDAKEFAPGRVHHLLEPDPMQEIYGMPEYLSALQSGLLNESATLFRRRYYLNGSHAGFILYISEEGLGNVDSDMIRKAMRDAKGPGNFRNLYLHIPKGKENGVKVIPIAEVGAKDEFLNIKDVTAQDLLAAHRVPPQLLGIVPKNTGGFGNVTDAAAVFYEMEIMPIQQRMREVNDWLGVEAVRFERPAIAMQLPAS
- a CDS encoding terminase large subunit domain-containing protein, whose translation is MTLAAEIDTEDEDGAADDGGGGDEARVPAIVAQRTKARSLYWRGWTVSQIAEELDLPYSTVSSWKTRHKWDVAPAIMRAEEGTLERYLQLMAKDRKTGGDFKEIDLLGRQFERLARVARYVDGGNEADLNPDRANGAKATNAKKEKTKNLITSEMAGKLREDMRSSLFGHQSVWLDTTSLRTRMILKSRQIGATWYFARERLLVALETGKNQIFISASRAQANIFRNYIVQWVQKVCGITLKGDPIVIQRGEGEEGEGLEPVELYFLGTNYRTAQGYHGDVIIDECFWIYGFEELFKVASAMATQKQYTRTLFSTPSTLAHEAYPMWTGERFNRRRAKADRIKIDIGHDALKDGVLGTDGIWRQIVTVFDAIAGGFNLVDVEELQLEYALDEFDNLFRCIFLDDSQSMFPFQIMRRCMVDSWDVWKDYQPYALRPYAGEVWIGYDPNASESGTGDDAALVAVAAPTRPGAKFRVLEKKRLKGRDFQGQADAIREMAAKYNVTRIGIDTTGAGKAVHQLVSKWFPMAQAITYSVQTKTSMVLKAKNVISTGRLEFDAGWLDVMQAFMAIRPEITKGGTQVTYVASRAGGVGHADLAWAIMHALFFEPLDITEPVGGGSTVEIS
- a CDS encoding GPO family capsid scaffolding protein, with the translated sequence MAKTRFFRVALEGATTDGRQIERQWLLDAEETYDPQTYTARVNMEHIRGFSPEAPFNGYGSIVALKTEEVTVKLGGKDEKRLALFAQIDANDQLVAINRKGQKLFSSIEIAPEFAGTGKAYLVGLAVTDSPASLGTEMLQFAAKQGENSPLAHRKQDKANLFTAAEEVSIEIEEGGPVNPDPTGIFASIKGMLDKMTGQGGGQQEQKHSQEQRQDDPAPPQADGNAMAAFGVMIGQLSTAVQASTKATGEQIAKLTADLAALNTKVEGAPAGTFTKRDPATGGGENAVRTDC
- a CDS encoding phage major capsid protein, P2 family encodes the protein MKNETRAKFNAMITQIAQLNGIDADVARTSKFTVEPSVQQKLEQRMQDSSDFLSRINIEPVDEIMGELLGLGVGSTIAGRTDTANGNRRKGIDPIAMDDRTYTCAQTNFDVAMRYAKIDKWAKFKDFETKWRDNNLKRQALDRILIGFNGTSAAAATDRVANPLLQDVNIGWLEKMRTENEARVLSEVVAASGKVTYGAGGDYETLDALVWDAKESMLAEWAKNDTELVVIVSVDLLHDKYFPMINQSEAPTEELARDVIMSTKRLGGLPAYRVPGFPNGTVFITRFDNLSLYYQDGKRRRLLKDEPELDQVTDYQSSNESYVIEDLEYACLVENIEEYVAP